The proteins below are encoded in one region of Phycisphaerales bacterium AB-hyl4:
- a CDS encoding glycine C-acetyltransferase, whose translation MSNAFCKHLATELERLAEQGLRKSERVIASPQQANVTVDQHDNILNLCANNYLGLANNARLIQAAHDALDQRGFGLASVRFICGTQDIHHQLESKLSAFFGTDDTILYSSCFDANGGLFETLLTDEDAVISDELNHASIIDGIRLCKARRFRYRNNNMADLETKLREARDAGSRFRLIATDGVFSMDGYLANLPAICELADRYDALVMVDDSHAVGFMGATGAGTPEHFGVRDRVDIVTGTLGKALGGASGGYTSGRQEIIDYLRQRSRPYLFSNTIAPPIVAASIKALELVRESNDLRLRLHENTRYFRQQISGLGYEVLPGEHPIVPIMLHDAGMAGRVAARMFELGVYVVAFSYPVVPMGKARIRTQISAGHTREHLQSAIDAFARVKDEFAL comes from the coding sequence GTGTCCAATGCATTCTGCAAACACCTTGCGACGGAACTCGAACGCCTTGCCGAACAGGGACTGCGTAAAAGCGAACGCGTCATCGCCTCGCCTCAGCAGGCGAACGTCACCGTCGATCAGCACGACAACATTCTCAACCTTTGTGCCAACAACTATCTTGGCCTGGCTAACAATGCACGTCTGATCCAGGCGGCGCACGATGCACTCGACCAGCGCGGGTTCGGCCTCGCCTCGGTTCGTTTCATCTGCGGCACGCAGGACATCCATCACCAGCTAGAGAGCAAATTGTCCGCATTTTTTGGCACGGACGATACGATTCTTTACAGCTCCTGTTTCGACGCGAACGGCGGGCTGTTCGAAACGCTTCTCACCGACGAAGACGCGGTTATCAGTGATGAATTGAATCATGCGTCCATTATCGACGGCATCCGTCTGTGCAAAGCTCGTCGATTCCGCTATCGCAACAACAACATGGCCGACTTGGAGACGAAGCTGCGCGAGGCTCGCGACGCAGGCAGTCGGTTTCGTTTGATTGCCACCGACGGCGTGTTCTCCATGGACGGCTATCTCGCCAACCTGCCCGCAATCTGCGAGTTGGCCGACCGTTACGATGCCCTGGTCATGGTGGATGATTCGCATGCCGTGGGATTCATGGGTGCCACCGGTGCCGGCACGCCGGAGCACTTCGGCGTCCGAGACCGCGTCGACATCGTCACCGGCACGTTGGGCAAGGCCTTGGGCGGCGCCAGTGGTGGCTATACATCGGGTCGGCAGGAGATCATCGACTATCTGCGGCAGCGTTCCCGGCCGTATCTTTTCTCCAATACGATAGCTCCGCCGATCGTCGCTGCGTCGATCAAGGCGCTGGAGCTGGTACGCGAGTCGAACGATCTGCGCCTTCGACTGCATGAAAACACACGGTATTTCCGCCAGCAGATCAGCGGGCTTGGCTACGAGGTGTTGCCAGGTGAACATCCGATCGTGCCCATCATGCTCCACGACGCGGGGATGGCGGGTCGGGTGGCGGCGAGGATGTTCGAGCTGGGCGTTTACGTGGTGGCGTTTTCGTATCCGGTCGTGCCGATGGGCAAGGCCCGGATTCGTACACAAATTTCCGCCGGTCATACACGCGAACATTTGCAATCCGCCATTGATGCGTTCGCACGGGTCAAGGACGAGTTCGCGTTATAG
- a CDS encoding magnesium chelatase domain-containing protein — protein MLINIAPADLRKDGPMYDLPIIHCS, from the coding sequence CTGCTGATCAACATTGCCCCGGCTGATCTCCGAAAGGACGGGCCGATGTATGATCTGCCCATTATCCACTGCTCATGA
- a CDS encoding alpha/beta hydrolase family protein has product MLASARFNAGFAGSDFKRWQLQARAVLAELVGFDPDRRPAFTTVRLWQRSHCLGHIEKWLLRAEPGIDVPIYWCRPARPHESNPTMICLQGHTTGMHCSIGASQADPFIDEAPPNDRDYALQCLAHGFNALCVEQRGFGERRENCDLKTDCQHMAMRALLLGRTLVGERVADAQLALRWALQQPTVNAHRVGIMGNSAGGTTAMYAAALMDNFWLAVPSCSFGRLRDTWFAGRRCVCGYVPRLLNTLDLPDVLALHAPNPVIVVGGEQDYHAPGKALRPAFADLQTRYAASGAAEACRLVIGPEGHRFYASLAWPLMLQQLDPA; this is encoded by the coding sequence TTGCTGGCAAGCGCCCGTTTCAATGCAGGTTTCGCCGGCAGCGATTTCAAACGGTGGCAGTTGCAGGCCCGCGCGGTCCTCGCCGAGTTAGTCGGTTTTGATCCCGACCGGCGTCCCGCGTTCACTACAGTGCGCCTCTGGCAGCGCTCGCACTGCCTCGGCCACATCGAGAAGTGGCTCTTGCGCGCCGAGCCCGGCATTGATGTGCCCATCTACTGGTGCCGACCCGCCCGGCCGCACGAATCCAACCCGACCATGATCTGCCTCCAGGGCCACACCACCGGCATGCACTGCTCCATCGGCGCCAGCCAGGCCGACCCCTTCATCGACGAAGCCCCGCCCAACGATCGCGACTACGCTCTGCAATGCCTCGCCCACGGCTTCAACGCTCTGTGCGTGGAACAGCGCGGCTTCGGCGAACGACGCGAAAATTGTGACCTCAAGACCGACTGCCAGCACATGGCCATGCGGGCGCTGCTGCTGGGCCGTACGCTTGTGGGCGAGCGTGTCGCCGACGCGCAACTGGCCTTGCGCTGGGCGCTGCAGCAGCCGACCGTCAACGCGCATCGCGTCGGCATCATGGGCAACTCCGCCGGCGGCACGACCGCCATGTACGCCGCGGCCTTGATGGACAACTTCTGGCTGGCCGTCCCCTCCTGCTCGTTCGGCCGACTGAGAGACACGTGGTTCGCCGGCCGACGGTGTGTGTGCGGCTACGTCCCGCGCCTGCTCAACACCCTCGACCTGCCCGACGTGCTGGCCCTGCACGCGCCCAATCCCGTGATCGTGGTGGGCGGTGAACAAGATTACCACGCCCCGGGCAAAGCGCTTCGGCCCGCCTTCGCCGACCTGCAGACCCGCTATGCCGCGTCCGGCGCGGCGGAAGCCTGCCGCCTGGTCATCGGCCCCGAAGGCCACCGGTTCTATGCCAGTCTGGCCTGGCCACTGATGCTTCAGCAGCTCGACCCGGCCTGA
- a CDS encoding DUF4838 domain-containing protein, translating to MLSNVFKPSIHVSHRAALLAVAITLLACACPVAEAVTVVSHGHPNAIIVTADEPTEVSAFAAQELVDHVKLATGVTLEIRRESDLADTSLHHIYLGDTQSSRRQGLDATTLEPDAFLLHATDSALYIWGNEGRGTLPPQHSGAPWTASDADVAHRGTLYGVYEILERFADVRWLWPGELGTYVPRTDTLVIDQALDEIVEPALSFRRTRWNRIQSAAREYDAELGALAFSEDGLQAYARDLATFVRRHRIGDSTPKPTVGHVAAGLWQQYGNEHPEWFMMREDGTRGPGANETSSFRLRHVAMCVSNPDLHRFLVEEHWDGGDVLALGEVDRAVFCHCENCLAWDKPVDDPPHFARRLYQPLMSDRYARFWKQVYELAVQRNPDVQVTSFLYWNYMPAPTDITLNSNIYGEFVPWDQAEMTYFPLQSDAYDWLKEQWLGWKKTGIIMAYRPNHLHGGYVMPHLSTWQVGDFLRFTYQHGAIGVDHDALIGHWAVKGPMLYIHMRLAAKPELEIEQLRREYFSAFGPAAQHIEAYFDHWETYSENHPPNRQVRYSNPHEAHLVYPEQAFEEPAQMLEDALSLVRHHAQDEYAQRVRFLQAGLEHARLAARFMSLLEGGRAPSDAQQFVAAREALLELIAFRREHEHLYIADYIDAARRERRRTDADQILQAPDEVAPDRDMLPDPWGVWLFRKDPQNRGVQQRWYRSDDAADWQPIETPAPWHSTHVGDYLGYGWYRTTFTVPTDWPNETLTMLFNGVDEQAWVWVNGQQVGEHTAASEDKPISQLWDRPFEVKVPAAVLNVGQTNQLIVRVHASQNAAGIWRPVHVYAPVDN from the coding sequence ATGCTGTCGAATGTTTTCAAGCCATCTATCCACGTCTCGCACCGGGCTGCGCTACTCGCGGTGGCCATCACCCTGCTCGCCTGCGCCTGCCCCGTGGCCGAAGCGGTCACCGTCGTATCCCATGGCCATCCCAACGCCATCATCGTGACGGCTGACGAGCCCACCGAAGTATCCGCCTTCGCCGCGCAGGAACTGGTGGATCACGTGAAGTTAGCCACCGGCGTCACGTTGGAAATCCGCCGCGAATCGGACCTCGCGGACACCAGCCTGCACCACATCTACCTCGGCGATACGCAATCCTCGCGCCGCCAAGGCCTCGATGCCACGACGCTCGAGCCCGATGCGTTCCTCCTGCACGCGACAGACAGCGCGCTTTACATCTGGGGCAACGAAGGCCGGGGCACCCTGCCGCCTCAGCATTCCGGCGCGCCTTGGACTGCCTCCGATGCCGACGTGGCGCATCGCGGTACGCTGTACGGGGTCTACGAAATCCTTGAACGCTTCGCCGACGTGCGCTGGCTCTGGCCGGGCGAGTTAGGCACCTACGTACCACGCACCGACACGCTCGTTATTGACCAGGCCCTGGACGAGATCGTCGAGCCGGCTTTGAGTTTCCGTCGCACGCGATGGAACCGCATCCAGAGCGCGGCACGCGAGTACGACGCCGAGCTCGGCGCTCTGGCATTCAGCGAAGACGGCCTCCAGGCCTATGCCCGCGATCTCGCCACGTTTGTCCGTCGCCATCGCATCGGCGATTCCACGCCCAAGCCGACCGTCGGCCACGTCGCCGCCGGCCTGTGGCAGCAATACGGCAACGAGCACCCCGAATGGTTCATGATGCGCGAAGACGGCACACGCGGCCCGGGAGCAAATGAAACCTCCTCCTTCCGCCTCCGCCACGTCGCCATGTGCGTTTCCAATCCCGACCTGCACCGCTTCCTCGTCGAAGAGCACTGGGACGGCGGCGACGTGCTGGCGCTCGGCGAAGTCGACCGCGCCGTGTTCTGCCACTGCGAAAACTGCCTCGCCTGGGACAAGCCGGTCGACGACCCGCCCCACTTCGCACGGCGCCTCTACCAGCCGCTGATGTCCGATCGCTACGCGCGGTTCTGGAAGCAGGTCTACGAGCTGGCCGTCCAGCGCAACCCCGACGTGCAGGTCACTTCCTTCCTCTACTGGAACTATATGCCTGCCCCGACGGACATCACGCTCAACAGCAACATCTATGGCGAGTTCGTCCCGTGGGACCAGGCCGAGATGACCTACTTCCCCCTGCAAAGCGACGCCTACGACTGGCTGAAAGAGCAATGGCTCGGCTGGAAGAAGACCGGCATTATCATGGCCTACCGCCCCAACCACCTCCACGGCGGCTACGTCATGCCACACTTGAGCACCTGGCAGGTCGGCGACTTCCTTCGCTTCACCTATCAGCACGGCGCCATCGGCGTCGATCACGACGCGCTCATCGGCCACTGGGCCGTCAAGGGCCCCATGCTCTACATCCATATGCGCCTCGCCGCCAAGCCCGAACTCGAAATCGAGCAGCTTCGGCGCGAGTACTTTTCCGCCTTCGGGCCCGCCGCGCAACACATCGAAGCCTACTTCGACCACTGGGAAACCTATTCCGAAAACCACCCCCCCAACCGCCAGGTACGCTACAGCAACCCGCACGAAGCCCACCTGGTCTACCCGGAGCAGGCGTTCGAGGAGCCGGCTCAAATGCTCGAAGACGCGCTCTCGCTCGTCCGCCATCACGCGCAGGACGAATATGCCCAGCGTGTCCGGTTTCTTCAGGCCGGCCTGGAGCACGCCCGCCTCGCCGCCCGCTTCATGAGCCTTCTCGAAGGCGGCCGAGCCCCGTCCGACGCGCAGCAGTTCGTCGCCGCCCGCGAGGCGCTGCTCGAGCTCATCGCGTTCCGTCGCGAGCACGAGCACCTTTACATCGCCGACTACATCGACGCTGCACGTCGCGAACGTCGCCGCACCGACGCCGACCAGATCCTGCAGGCCCCGGATGAAGTCGCGCCCGACCGCGACATGCTCCCCGACCCTTGGGGCGTCTGGCTGTTCCGAAAAGACCCGCAAAACCGCGGCGTCCAACAGCGCTGGTACCGCAGCGATGATGCCGCCGACTGGCAGCCGATCGAAACCCCAGCGCCTTGGCATAGCACCCACGTGGGCGACTATCTGGGTTACGGCTGGTACCGCACCACCTTCACCGTCCCCACCGACTGGCCGAACGAAACGTTGACGATGCTGTTCAACGGCGTCGACGAACAGGCCTGGGTCTGGGTCAACGGCCAGCAGGTCGGCGAACACACAGCCGCCTCCGAAGATAAGCCCATCAGCCAGTTGTGGGATCGCCCCTTCGAAGTCAAAGTCCCTGCTGCCGTGTTGAACGTCGGCCAAACGAATCAACTCATCGTGCGCGTTCATGCCTCGCAGAACGCCGCCGGCATCTGGCGACCCGTGCACGTTTACGCACCGGTCGACAATTAG
- a CDS encoding transposase DNA-binding-containing protein, translating to MPGLKRSSTAAVFPIDGWAEGSANSLKIFPRESTSPCRLACQDWAATKAAYRFLDNPRVDESAILAGHFQATRARSTMPQACPWCCTIRPICRISGHTSSRLVRLTKPVPAKTGRSVPACTRSADCCCTQASW from the coding sequence ATGCCTGGATTGAAGCGGAGCTCGACGGCTGCCGTTTTCCCGATCGACGGTTGGGCAGAAGGTTCGGCCAATAGCTTGAAGATCTTTCCAAGGGAATCGACCAGCCCCTGCCGCTTGGCTTGCCAGGACTGGGCGGCCACCAAAGCCGCTTACCGCTTTCTGGACAATCCGCGGGTGGATGAGAGCGCGATTCTGGCCGGCCATTTTCAGGCCACGCGGGCACGGTCGACGATGCCACAGGCTTGCCCCTGGTGCTGCACGATACGACCGATCTGTCGTATCAGCGGACACACTTCAAGCCGATTGGTAAGACTCACGAAACCTGTACCGGCAAAGACCGGAAGGAGCGTCCCCGCATGCACACGGTCTGCGGATTGTTGCTGCACTCAAGCCTCGTGGTGA
- a CDS encoding helix-turn-helix domain-containing protein: MPRKPPAPPSYEADCAPEGDAHRDDIDPVTRALCDRVRALRRERGWSLAELSTACGVSRSMLSQIERAEVNPTLAVAHRIAQAFGTPLSRLIDAPAGPRIQTVRGNDRSCLFRSDRHCRIRTLSPLAMEKEVEFYELVLRSGAALRSEAHFRGARELLTVQAGKMRVTADNDSTELKPGDSAHYPADTPHVIENLGESEAKAYLVVLYT, from the coding sequence ATGCCACGAAAGCCCCCCGCCCCCCCTTCTTATGAGGCCGACTGCGCACCGGAAGGCGATGCTCACCGGGACGATATCGACCCGGTGACCCGCGCGCTGTGTGACCGGGTGCGGGCGCTGCGCCGCGAACGGGGTTGGTCGCTGGCGGAGTTGTCGACCGCTTGCGGCGTCAGCCGCTCGATGCTCAGCCAGATCGAGCGGGCCGAGGTGAACCCCACGCTGGCCGTGGCGCACCGCATCGCCCAGGCGTTCGGCACGCCACTGAGTCGGCTGATCGACGCGCCGGCAGGCCCGCGCATCCAGACCGTACGGGGCAACGACCGATCCTGCCTGTTCCGCTCCGATCGCCACTGCCGCATCCGCACGCTCTCGCCGTTGGCCATGGAAAAGGAGGTCGAGTTTTACGAACTGGTGCTTCGGTCTGGCGCGGCACTACGCAGCGAGGCGCACTTCCGCGGCGCCCGCGAATTACTGACCGTGCAGGCGGGCAAGATGCGCGTCACGGCCGACAACGACTCGACCGAGTTGAAGCCAGGCGACTCGGCCCACTACCCGGCCGACACGCCCCACGTTATCGAAAACCTTGGTGAAAGCGAGGCTAAAGCCTACCTTGTGGTTTTGTACACATAG
- a CDS encoding magnesium chelatase domain-containing protein codes for MLAQVHSFVLQGIDPLPCEVEVDVAEVGMIKTTIVGLPDAAVKESVERVRAAMANSGFPFPLARLLINLAPADLQKVGPVYDLPIAVGMLLAEQVIQTQVHKRLVFAGELALDGRLRPINGVINLALLAKRAGLDGVVVPVDNADEAAAVDGINVYPADSLASVVGFLNGNHDIEPTCDVNTNGELEALTTGVDFGDIRGQEAVKRAATISASGSHNLLMVGPAGTG; via the coding sequence ATGCTCGCCCAGGTCCATAGCTTCGTCCTCCAAGGCATCGACCCGCTTCCGTGTGAAGTGGAGGTTGATGTTGCGGAGGTGGGGATGATCAAGACGACCATCGTCGGTTTGCCCGACGCTGCGGTGAAAGAGTCCGTCGAACGCGTGCGGGCGGCGATGGCGAATAGTGGGTTTCCCTTTCCACTCGCTCGCCTGCTGATCAACCTTGCGCCGGCGGACCTGCAAAAAGTCGGGCCCGTGTATGACCTGCCGATCGCGGTGGGCATGTTGCTTGCCGAGCAGGTGATTCAGACGCAGGTGCATAAACGGCTGGTCTTCGCGGGCGAGTTGGCGTTGGACGGTCGGCTTCGGCCGATCAATGGGGTGATCAACCTGGCGCTGCTGGCCAAGCGTGCCGGGCTCGACGGCGTCGTCGTGCCGGTGGACAACGCGGACGAAGCCGCGGCCGTCGATGGCATTAACGTCTACCCGGCCGACTCGCTTGCGAGCGTGGTCGGCTTTCTCAATGGCAACCACGACATCGAGCCGACCTGTGATGTGAACACCAACGGCGAACTCGAAGCCCTCACCACCGGCGTCGACTTCGGCGACATCCGCGGACAGGAAGCCGTCAAACGCGCCGCGACCATCAGTGCCAGCGGTTCGCATAATCTGTTGATGGTCGGGCCCGCTGGCACAGGCTGA
- a CDS encoding LacI family DNA-binding transcriptional regulator, with protein MARLIDIANEVGVSRSAAARVLLGTGQGSIRVSEGTRDRILQAAQRLGYRPNPHARGLKGRATSVLGIVVPYFFSMLDPIEKLSAEAGYSVQITAHHGKLEDFKNALSNLLLHRPDGILLIAPLPEAFDAVKEIAPTTPMVIVGNHPIPQLDSFVTPLQEGTRLATEYLIQLGHRRIAYACTSAKTFDHPTTRMRYEGFREALQNHGIAFKPDMMLPLFQGNDEGKKTQHGDRTIANVVASWTPDNRPTALLANADDVAGGMMVALERSGYAVPEDISVMGMMNLNIGPYLRKPLTTVDWQLDEFRIAAMSRLLERVRKPDLDPIMSVSVPRIIERDSCAPPKCQ; from the coding sequence GTGGCCCGACTGATCGACATTGCTAATGAAGTGGGCGTTTCCCGATCCGCGGCAGCACGCGTGCTGCTCGGCACCGGCCAAGGCTCCATTCGCGTCAGCGAGGGCACGCGGGACCGCATCCTCCAAGCCGCCCAACGCTTGGGTTACCGCCCTAACCCGCACGCCCGCGGCCTCAAGGGCCGGGCGACGTCGGTGCTGGGCATTGTCGTGCCCTACTTCTTCAGCATGCTCGACCCGATCGAAAAGCTCTCCGCCGAGGCCGGCTACAGCGTGCAGATTACCGCCCATCACGGCAAACTGGAGGACTTCAAAAATGCACTGAGCAACCTGCTCCTGCATCGCCCCGACGGCATCCTGCTGATCGCGCCGCTGCCGGAAGCATTCGATGCGGTGAAGGAGATCGCGCCGACCACGCCGATGGTCATCGTCGGCAACCATCCGATCCCCCAACTTGACTCGTTCGTGACGCCCCTTCAGGAGGGAACACGTCTCGCCACCGAGTATCTGATCCAGCTGGGCCACCGCCGCATCGCCTACGCCTGCACCAGCGCCAAAACGTTCGATCACCCGACCACCCGCATGCGATACGAAGGGTTCCGCGAGGCTCTGCAAAACCATGGCATCGCTTTTAAACCGGACATGATGCTGCCGCTTTTCCAGGGCAACGACGAGGGCAAAAAGACGCAACATGGCGACAGAACGATCGCCAACGTGGTCGCCTCGTGGACACCGGATAACCGTCCCACGGCCCTCTTGGCCAACGCCGATGACGTCGCCGGCGGCATGATGGTCGCCCTCGAGCGCTCCGGCTATGCCGTGCCCGAGGACATCTCGGTCATGGGCATGATGAACCTGAACATCGGCCCCTACCTGCGAAAGCCGTTGACCACGGTCGACTGGCAACTCGATGAGTTTCGCATCGCCGCTATGTCGCGTCTGCTTGAACGTGTCCGGAAACCCGATCTCGATCCGATTATGTCCGTCTCGGTTCCGAGAATCATCGAACGAGATTCATGCGCGCCGCCGAAATGCCAATGA
- a CDS encoding PEP-CTERM sorting domain-containing protein, which produces MRWTFAAACLTGIVLGGADLHATPITWIEEDFNDLADGAVPEGEVPTGPFYTEFVPSRGDIGAVGHGEGKVLAFTQDANSPVRFNAVWGAENVEEQPIVIEYKYQTPLEGRLRSRHAVLFDDGHLSLYMQQGSTFDRQRVFVYDGETIGTYEADTWYTVRFTLNPVTDAFKIDIDGVGSVEGQLDEGNVATARQMLWISCVANHDHDGAVVGLLDDVSVIAVPEPGSLGLMGLGALYLLRRR; this is translated from the coding sequence ATGCGATGGACTTTTGCTGCGGCTTGCCTCACCGGAATTGTCTTAGGTGGTGCGGACCTTCACGCGACCCCGATCACGTGGATTGAAGAAGACTTCAACGATCTGGCAGATGGCGCGGTTCCCGAGGGAGAGGTTCCGACCGGGCCGTTTTACACGGAGTTTGTGCCGAGCCGAGGCGACATCGGAGCGGTTGGTCATGGCGAAGGCAAGGTCCTGGCGTTCACCCAGGATGCCAACAGCCCCGTTCGATTCAACGCGGTATGGGGGGCGGAGAATGTCGAAGAGCAACCGATCGTTATCGAGTACAAGTATCAGACGCCACTCGAAGGACGACTCCGATCGCGACATGCGGTGTTGTTCGACGACGGCCATCTCTCACTGTACATGCAACAGGGATCGACTTTCGATCGCCAACGCGTGTTCGTCTATGACGGTGAAACCATCGGCACTTACGAAGCGGACACTTGGTACACCGTGCGCTTCACGCTCAACCCCGTGACCGACGCGTTCAAGATCGACATCGACGGCGTCGGCTCGGTGGAAGGCCAACTCGACGAAGGCAACGTCGCCACCGCTCGCCAGATGCTCTGGATCTCATGCGTCGCCAACCACGACCACGACGGCGCCGTCGTCGGCCTGCTGGACGATGTCTCCGTGATCGCTGTCCCCGAGCCCGGCTCCCTGGGACTGATGGGCCTCGGCGCCCTGTATCTCCTGCGCCGCCGCTGA
- a CDS encoding type II secretion system protein produces MRPHCHGFTLIELLVVISIIALLIAILLPALGAARESAKTIQCGSNLRQVGIALIMYADDHHGHLPPGENRNWNFPGYWHESLMKGSYFGTSYSSRPDYEQRVMILDCPNEPAQTGRNIPYYGINPHISGRIWNPDVNGLDYLDANYPGTGRPYRDIRQPSSTVMVADGRGNSNGMEPHLLALRSYVHVQRHQAAANILFADGHIDRYQASTPGSISNNLNWMGD; encoded by the coding sequence ATGCGGCCGCACTGCCACGGATTCACCCTGATCGAGCTTTTGGTGGTGATATCTATCATCGCTTTGCTGATCGCCATCCTGCTCCCGGCCTTGGGAGCAGCCAGGGAGTCGGCGAAAACCATTCAATGCGGCTCGAACCTGCGCCAAGTCGGCATCGCGCTGATCATGTACGCCGACGATCATCACGGCCACCTGCCGCCCGGCGAAAACCGCAACTGGAACTTCCCCGGCTACTGGCACGAATCACTCATGAAAGGCAGCTACTTCGGCACGAGCTATTCGTCACGTCCTGATTATGAGCAGCGCGTCATGATTCTGGATTGCCCCAACGAGCCCGCTCAGACCGGCCGAAACATCCCCTACTACGGCATCAATCCCCACATCAGCGGTCGCATCTGGAATCCCGATGTCAACGGCCTTGATTACCTCGATGCCAACTACCCCGGCACTGGCAGGCCCTATCGTGATATCCGCCAGCCCAGCAGCACCGTGATGGTCGCCGACGGTCGCGGCAACTCCAATGGCATGGAGCCGCACCTGCTAGCCTTGCGATCCTACGTCCATGTTCAACGCCACCAGGCCGCCGCGAACATCCTCTTCGCCGACGGACATATCGACCGCTACCAGGCCTCAACGCCCGGAAGCATCAGTAACAACCTCAACTGGATGGGCGACTGA
- a CDS encoding tyrosine/phenylalanine carboxypeptidase domain-containing protein, with amino-acid sequence MRDVVSTLITSHDRLLIAKHLMTSSDRLEALVHHEISVHLRTYFYGRMQPMRQFCKGFAAYELLQEGLAVLFEYLVDGINKKRRVLVARVVGTHYVPRIE; translated from the coding sequence GTGCGGGATGTTGTGTCAACGTTGATCACGTCGCACGATAGGTTGTTGATCGCCAAGCACCTGATGACGTCGAGCGATCGGCTGGAGGCGCTGGTGCATCATGAGATCAGCGTGCACCTGCGGACGTACTTCTATGGGCGGATGCAGCCGATGCGGCAGTTCTGCAAGGGCTTCGCGGCCTATGAGCTGTTGCAGGAAGGGCTCGCGGTGTTGTTCGAGTATCTCGTGGATGGAATAAATAAGAAGCGGCGGGTGTTGGTGGCGCGGGTGGTGGGAACCCACTACGTCCCACGAATCGAGTGA
- the tdh gene encoding L-threonine 3-dehydrogenase: MQALVKRHAKPGLWLENVPPPKMDINDVLVRVEQTGICGTDVHIYNWDAWAQGTVPVPMVVGHEFVGRIVDKGSNVHDFEIGMLVSGEGHVVCGTCRNCMAGRRHLCAHTRGVGVNRPGAFAEYIALPQTNIWHHDPDVPEDVAAIFDPFGNAVHTALTFDVLGEDVLISGAGPIGIMAAAVVRYAGARHVVITDINPDRLKLAKQMGVTLAVDIRERNLADVQKELGMVEGFDVGLEMSGSGDALRDMIENMCHGGKIAMLGIPDKELAVDWNTVVFNMLTIKGIYGRQMYETWYKMTVMIQSGLDIRPVITHRFNHADFEKGFEAMRSGKSGKVLLDWRDAS, translated from the coding sequence ATGCAGGCCTTGGTCAAGCGACACGCCAAGCCCGGCTTGTGGCTGGAGAACGTGCCACCTCCGAAGATGGACATCAACGATGTACTCGTTCGCGTTGAACAGACGGGTATCTGCGGCACGGACGTGCATATTTACAACTGGGACGCGTGGGCTCAAGGGACCGTGCCCGTGCCAATGGTCGTAGGGCATGAGTTTGTCGGCCGTATCGTTGACAAGGGCTCGAACGTACACGACTTTGAAATCGGCATGCTCGTCTCCGGCGAGGGGCATGTGGTGTGCGGCACATGCCGTAACTGCATGGCAGGTCGTCGGCACCTGTGTGCTCACACCCGCGGCGTCGGGGTCAATCGGCCTGGCGCGTTTGCCGAGTACATCGCACTGCCACAAACCAATATCTGGCATCACGACCCGGATGTCCCAGAGGACGTCGCCGCCATCTTCGACCCCTTCGGCAATGCTGTGCACACAGCTCTGACTTTCGACGTGCTCGGCGAAGACGTGTTGATTTCTGGGGCGGGCCCCATCGGTATCATGGCCGCCGCAGTGGTGCGTTACGCCGGGGCACGCCATGTCGTCATCACGGATATCAATCCCGATCGCCTCAAGCTGGCGAAGCAGATGGGCGTGACCCTTGCCGTCGATATCCGCGAGCGCAATCTCGCCGACGTGCAGAAAGAGCTGGGCATGGTTGAAGGCTTTGACGTGGGCCTGGAGATGTCCGGCAGCGGCGATGCGCTACGCGACATGATTGAAAACATGTGTCACGGCGGCAAGATCGCCATGCTCGGCATCCCTGACAAGGAGTTGGCTGTCGATTGGAACACGGTGGTGTTTAACATGCTCACCATCAAAGGCATCTACGGCCGACAGATGTACGAGACCTGGTACAAGATGACTGTGATGATTCAATCGGGTCTGGACATCCGCCCGGTGATCACACACCGCTTCAACCACGCCGACTTCGAAAAAGGCTTCGAGGCGATGCGCTCCGGTAAGTCGGGGAAAGTTCTGCTGGACTGGCGCGACGCCTCGTAG